The DNA window ACAGGCCCTAATTAAGTTGACCGTTAACTCAGGTGTTGCTTCAAAGGGCGGGTTAAATTTGATCGTGGCGGTGGCAATCTTTGTTGGCCGTAATACATGAATTCTGATTACACCTGCCTGTTCTGATCCGTCGGAATTTGTTGTTTCTTGTGTATACTTGAGCACTTGTGATTCTGGTTCAATATTTGGGAACAAAGTCTTAATCTGAGACTCTCTTATTCCGCGCCCAAGCTCATCAAGTTGCGCTTTTAAAGCGGATACTTCTTTAAGGAGGTTTGCATTATCACCGGTACCAGCAGCCGTATTCTGGATAGCTTGTTCGAGTTCGTTGAGCTTTTCATAGACCTCTCGTTTGCTCTGGGTCACTTGACCATCGCCGCCCCCGCTCTCAATCCAATAACCTACTGCGCGCTGAACTATCTCTGTAATGTTAGTTTGAATTCCGCCGACGAGAGTCTCAATTCTTGTGACGGTTTCGTTCGTTTTGTCCGTGGCTTGTGTTGATTTGACATAAAACTGCCATGATAGCCATGCCATAAAAAACGACAAAGCTAGGGCGGCTATTGCCAAACCAAATGAAATTAATGAGAACATATCTAGCTCATAGGTATTCGAAGTTACGGCTGGCGAGGTCTCCGCTGCACACATAGTCGGGATAAAAAAAACGAAATAATGCTTCTCTTGATGCTCATTGATGTTCCTTTGTAAACGCTAACTAGAATTAGACGTCCGAAATGACGCAATATAATACGTCAAAGTAAAAATTAACAAATAAAAACAGAACACTATTTGCATTTGCTTTCTAAAAATACGTCAACAATATTTTCAATATAACACATTCGACGAAAGTGTCAGTAAGCGGTCTAACCCAATCCTATTGCAGCATCGATTCAAGGCGAATATTTGTCATTTGCTACGATTGATCCAATAATCCGGTGCGCGATGCAAAATTGCACGCACAGCTCTTGCACCTGGCATTCGTAGTAACGTTCACCGCCTTCAAATTCCACCTTGACTTCGAGTGAGAACTCGACATGCATCAGAATTCACCGATTACATCGCTGGCCGGAATACCTTTAACTTTGCCTTCGCGATAAGCTTGCAAGCGACGCTCGGCCTCTTCGATCCAGCTCGGGATCCAGCCTGAGGCTATGCAGAAGCTCATCGATCATTGCAAAACGCTCGGCTGGAGGTAATTTCACCGCTTCTGCAATTAATTCCTTTTTTATCCATGGCGCTGACTGCCTTCTAAATAGTTTTCTGTACGTTATGAATGATAACCGCAATTACTGCGCAACGGAGAACTTGCCGGCTGATTGTAATCAGCCTATCCAGCCGCGTTGTTCGATGGTATTCCGCGCGGCTTCATGGCGACTGATACGCCGCTTACCGGTGGTATTCGCCGGAACGTTCGGGCTGATAAGTGACTTCCTTGATCCGCACTCGCAACATGCCGCCGCCCGGCTTGGGCCATTCAATTTCGTCCCCCTGGGAAAGCCCGAGCAGCGCGCTGCCAACCGGTGCAAGAATCGAAATCTTTTCACCGGAAGCATCCACATTCCAGGGATATACGAGCGTAAGGCAAAACTCCTCGTGTGAAGAATCGACTTCAAATCTCACCGTGGAATTCATCGTGACTACCGTCGCGGGAACATCCTCCGGTTCTACGATTTCCGCCCGGGCCAGTTCGGCTTCAAGATCGTCCTTGCCGGGAAAGGACATGCTCGATAGCGATTCAATAAGCTGCTCAAGCCGCTCGGTGTCGAGTGACGAGATGATCACTCGCGGTTTTTTATATGGTTTTGTCATTTAACGCCTCTGTTGATGATTAAAGTATGGTCTAACTGGGATTAGGGAAACGCTGATTAATTGACGATACGAGCGAATCACTTCGTTACGCGGTACCCGCTCTCGCCTATCTTGTTGATAGGTCCCGGTTGCTACGTTCCGTACGACTCGTGCTTCATCTCGTCCGCCGAATTAATTAGCGTTTCCAGGAGCAACAGTCATTAATATAACGCAAATCCATCTCAGCCGGGCATGACGCATTTCCTCACGAAAAGGTGCTATGCTGCCATGCGATTAAAAACCCAAAAATCATTCTCTAAGGAAGCTCTGAAAAAGGTAGCGAGCGACGGCCAGGCAAGGCGGAATCAAGTGAAAAGCGTAATCTACAAGGGGTAAATAAGCATTTTGAACCTGATTTCAACGTAGAATGGTCGAGCACAGTAGTTTTTCAGAGTTTCCCTAAATACCAACGATCAGAACTTAGTGTACGTGAACGATATTGAAGAAATTACCCAGGCTTTGCGCAAATTCCGCGATGAGCGGGATTGGGCGCAATTTCATAATGCCAAGGACCTTGCGCTGGCGTTGAATATCGAAGCCGGCGAGCTGCTCGAAATTTTTCTGTGGAAATCTCCGGAGCAGGCGGATACCGGCAAGATCAAGGAGGAACTGGCTGATGTATTCACGTTTGCTTTACTGTTGGCGGAAAAATACGATTTGGATGTGAAGCAGATCGTGCTGGAGAAAATGCAAAAAAATGCGTTGAAGTATCCGGTCGAAAAAGCCAAAGGCAACCCAAAAAAATATACCGAGTTGTAACGGTATACATCTGGAAATGTTTTCGTCACTTTACTGCTAAGCGCCACAATGACGTCGACTCCGCCGCGCGAGCGGCGTGCAGCGCATCGCTGACGTCCGAAACACGCGGATGGTGCGGTTTGGTATCGATCTTGCTCAGTACCTTCAAACCGGCAGCTTCGATCATCTGCAGCAACTGCTCCCGGGTGCGTAATCCCAGATGCTCGGCCAAATCGGACAAAATCAGCCAGCCTTCGCCGTCGGGCAGCAGATGGGTACTCAGCCCATGCAGAAATCCGCGCAGCATGCGGCTTTCCGGATCGAAAATGGCATGCTCCAGCGGCGAACTGGGGCGCGCCGGAATCCACGGCGGATTGCATACGATCAATGCCGCTTGCCCTTCGGGAAAGAGATCGGCTTGCACCAATTCCACCTGATGGATCAAATTCAATCGGGTTAAGTTATCGCGTGCGCAAGCCAGCGCGCGCGGATCGTGATCGGTCGCAACAATATGCTGGATACCACGGAATGCCAATGCAGCAGCCAAAACACCGGTACCGGTGCCGATATCGAAAGCGATGGATTGTTCCGCCAGCAGCTTGGGCGGCGGTGCTTGCGCGGCCAGTTTTATATACTCGCTGCGGACCGGTGCAAACACGCCGTAATGCGGATGTATCGTAATATCCAATGCCGGAATTTCGATTCCGTTTTTGCGCCATTCATGCGCACCGATCAATCCCAGCAACCCACGCAGCGCAGCGACATAAGGTTCGGTACAAGCGCCGTATGCTTCCAAGCAAGCCGCGTACACATCCGGCGCGCGGCGCAATGGAATCGTGTGATCGGGATTGAACGGAATCAGCAATTTTTCCA is part of the Gammaproteobacteria bacterium genome and encodes:
- a CDS encoding nucleotide pyrophosphohydrolase; amino-acid sequence: MNDIEEITQALRKFRDERDWAQFHNAKDLALALNIEAGELLEIFLWKSPEQADTGKIKEELADVFTFALLLAEKYDLDVKQIVLEKMQKNALKYPVEKAKGNPKKYTEL
- the rnk gene encoding nucleoside diphosphate kinase regulator, giving the protein MTKPYKKPRVIISSLDTERLEQLIESLSSMSFPGKDDLEAELARAEIVEPEDVPATVVTMNSTVRFEVDSSHEEFCLTLVYPWNVDASGEKISILAPVGSALLGLSQGDEIEWPKPGGGMLRVRIKEVTYQPERSGEYHR
- a CDS encoding class I SAM-dependent methyltransferase, producing the protein MSGNPVIHWYETGIEKSARWRNEKGLPPPQRVQITDDRMPADTAYRLACEGTALLWRGDFQNAKLLLQAIARRIDKKPERRKKPEDLSPAEVFHRHRLAQSQRARTLEKLLIPFNPDHTIPLRRAPDVYAACLEAYGACTEPYVAALRGLLGLIGAHEWRKNGIEIPALDITIHPHYGVFAPVRSEYIKLAAQAPPPKLLAEQSIAFDIGTGTGVLAAALAFRGIQHIVATDHDPRALACARDNLTRLNLIHQVELVQADLFPEGQAALIVCNPPWIPARPSSPLEHAIFDPESRMLRGFLHGLSTHLLPDGEGWLILSDLAEHLGLRTREQLLQMIEAAGLKVLSKIDTKPHHPRVSDVSDALHAARAAESTSLWRLAVK